Below is a genomic region from Mesorhizobium sp. NZP2298.
GTCGCAATCGACATGGGCCAGATGCAGCCGGTAAAGCTCGGGATGGCGGGCAAGGCGAGGGCTGCCGCAGCGTTCGCAGCGGCGCGTCTCACTGCGCTGAAACGTCAGGCAGTCACGGCAAAAACCGTGATCGGGATTGTTGACAGGGGCCGCCATCACTGCGAACATAAAGAGAACAGAGGCAATGGTACGACAGTGCAAGGCCAGCGACAAGCTTGGCCTGGGGAGAACCGCATGAGCACGACCATAGTGCCGCTGGCGCCTGAGCTCTGGCCTGATTTCGAAGACCTTTTTGGCAAGCAGGGCGCCTGTTACGGCTGCTGGTGCACGCATTTCAGGCTGGCGCCGGCGGCGCGGCGCGAAAGCAGCCGCGAACGCAACAAGGACCATATCAAGGCACGCATCGAAGCCGGCCCGCCGCCCGGCCTGCTGGCCTTCGAGGACGGCAAGGCGGTTGGCTGGATGCAGATCGGGCCGCGCTACGACGTGCCCGAATGGAACAACAAGGGCAGGGGCTCTGCGCCGATCGACCCCGCCGACGCTTCAGATCCGGGCGTTTGGGCGATCTCCTGCTTTTTCATTCGCGCCAAAGCGCGCGGCAGGGGTATCACGCATCGCCTCGTTGAAGGCGGCATCGATTTCGCTCGCGGGAACGGTGCACGGCTTGTCGAGGCCTGCCCGATCGACCTGTCGCGCGATTCGCGTTCGATCGGCTTGTTCGTCGGCTCGTCAGGGGTGTTCGAGAAGGCCGGGTTCGAGAGGCTGGTCGAGCGCAAGGCGGGTCGACCGCTGATGCGGTTGGTGCTGGAGCCGGGCACCTGACCACCATCGTCTTGCAGTTGTGATGGTATTTCCCTACCAGACGTAGGAAACGATTTCTGCCCTTCGACCAAACGGAGAATTCCCGTGAACCGTGTGTTGCCAGTTGCCTTTACCGCGCTTGTGCTCAGCGCGCCCGCTTTCGGCCAGACCGTAGACAGCCAGGGCGCGAAGCAATTGTCCGATGACCTGTCCCGCTATGTCGGCAAGCAGGCGCTCGACAAGGGCATTCTGAAGATCTCGGTCGAAGGC
It encodes:
- a CDS encoding GNAT family N-acetyltransferase, producing MSTTIVPLAPELWPDFEDLFGKQGACYGCWCTHFRLAPAARRESSRERNKDHIKARIEAGPPPGLLAFEDGKAVGWMQIGPRYDVPEWNNKGRGSAPIDPADASDPGVWAISCFFIRAKARGRGITHRLVEGGIDFARGNGARLVEACPIDLSRDSRSIGLFVGSSGVFEKAGFERLVERKAGRPLMRLVLEPGT